From Apilactobacillus bombintestini:
TCGATTGGAAATACTTAATCTTGCTATTCACCGTCAAATGCTCCTTAGTCCATAATTGTTATTATGTTTATTCTTGTTCAGAATTACGTAGGTAGTACCCTACCCCACGTCTAGTAACTAACCACATTGGGTGGCTAGGGTTATCTTCGATCTTTTCTCTTAAACGACGTACGGTAACGTCCACAGTTCTAACATCACCAAAGTAGTCATAACCCCAAACAGTTTGTAATAAGTGTTCACGAGTCATAACTTGGCCGATGTGTTGAGCTAGATAATGTAGTAATTCGAATTCACGGTGAGTTAATTCAATATTTTCCCCGCTCTTAGTAACTGTGTAAGCATCTGGATGAATTACTAAATCACCGATAGCGATGTCTTTGCTTTCACTATCTGCAGAATTTTGGCTATTTTCGTTGCTGTTTTGACGACGTAAGTTAGCCTTTACACGTGCTACTAATTCACGGTTAGAAAATGGTTTAGTAACGTAGTCATCAGCACCTAGTTCTAGACCCAATACTTTGTCTAATTCAGAGTCTTTAGCAGTTACCATAATGATAGGCATATCGTGAGTCTTTCTTACTTCACGAGCTACTTCTAGACCGTCTACTTTAGGTAACATTAAATCTAGAATAATTAGGTTAGGATTTTCTTCTTCTACTTTTTGTAGAGCTTCTTCTCCATCGTAAGCTACAACTACTTCGTAGCCTTCTTTTTCTAGGTTAAATTTTTCAATATCTGTAATCGGTTTTTCGTCATCTACTACTAAAATTTTTGCCATAATATATTCATTCTCCTTAGAAGGAATTATTGTTTTGCTTTATTAAATTAGCGGACTGTCAGTACTCTGCGGCACTGATCAATTTAAATTTTATATACTTCCACTAATTACTTTCTATTATAACACGCATGCAGGTTCCTTTTCTAAATGTTAGCCATCTGCAATAAAGTTGAAAAATTTGCAATTCATATATTTTTCTAAATTTAGGGGTTGTCAAAATAATGCCCTACATGCTATTATAAATATTGTTGATTTGAGGCAACGCAATGAACGGTTATTAGTTATCTAATAATTTTAAAAAAGTTCTTGCATTTACTTCTTCAACATGGTAATATAATATTTGTTGGTTGTTAATCAACAAATTTGATAATATGGGCAGTTAGCTCAGCTGGCAGAGCAACGGACTCTTAATCCGTGGGTCCAGGGTTCGAACCCCTGACTGCCCATCATATATAAAAGACATCGCTTAGGCGATGTCTTTTTTTGTATCTTTAAACTAACCTCTTGCCTTAAAGTTAACTCCAACGTCTACAATATACATAAACTTAAGATAAGGAGTGTTTTTAATGACTACACTATTTATTAATTGCAGCAAGGACAAGAACGGCCTAACTAGCGACTTAGTTTCTAGAGTCACTACCGATGAATACCGTACAGTTAATTTAGTGGATTACTTAATTTACCCACTAGGACAAGAAAACCGTGAAAATGATCAATTCGACGAAGTTTTATCACAAGTACAATCCGCAGATACTATTATTATTGGAACTCCCGTATATTGGTCATCTATGACCGCCTACATGAAGATATTAATTGATAGAATGACTACCGTACTTCATGATGGAAATCCATTTAACGGAAAAGATTTCTACTTAATAGTAGATGGTTTCATGCCCGAAGATGCCATCCCTCACATCAAACATGTATGGGATCATGTCGCTAAAAAATATGGCATGAACTTCAAAGATACTATTACTAACTAAATAAAAAAATTCACCTCGCTAGTTAACCTAACGAGGTGTTTTTATTTAATGATTCCATATACTGACATCAAGATAACTATAGAAGAAACTATTTTAATGACAGCTGACCATGTATTAGATAATAAGCCATTTCCCCAAATAGCAAATAATTCAAGAGCCACACCTAAAATCAACATTATAAGTGAGAATACTGTTTTTTTATCCATCATCTTCATACGCATATTCCTTTAATCCTTATTTCCATATTTAAGGTATAAAACCATAAATATAGCTAACCAACTACACTATCATCCAATCCCCTTGGACCATATTTCACCTGTATTATAACCCTAATTAAAGTGGTGAAAATAAAAATCTGAAAAATTTTTATAAAATCATATAAAAAACAGCGACTACTATGTATTTACATAGCAACCGCTGCTTTATTTTTAACTATTTAAATTTTGTGCTGCATAGGCAGCTTCGTTAGGAGTAAATTTATCTCCGGCAGAAGATGATAATTGCTCTTGAATGCTAGCTTTAGACATATGCATGTAAGATTGGTATTTTTGAGCAGTTTGTAATGCATTTTGTTTCCAATCTACATCGGTAATATGATTAATTGCATAATTGGCCGCATCTTTAGCAAAGCCTTCTCCGTAAGAAGAAGTTAATTGATCATAAACGCCTTGCTTAGATAAATTCATTTGACTAGCGTAGTTTTGGCCTTTTTCTAAAGCATTTTGATATTCCATGGGTACGTTATTATCACCATCATCGGTGGAATCATTATTTATATCATTATCGGATGAAGTAGCATCCCCATTACTATCCGAATTATTTATCGATGAATTATCATTATTGGAATTTTCTTTTCCATTAATTAATTTATCGTAGCCATCTTGGGTGTAGAAATTAACTTCATCAGTACCCTGATTTTGGCCTTTCTTGTTAGCCATAATATCTACATAATTGGAATTTTGGTCTTTTAGAGTAAGGGTAATGCGATATTGTGTATCGCTAATTTTATCTATGGAACTTTGTCCTGCGTCCGCATCCGTGGAAATATTAGCATTTTTATCAGTTTGGTAAACGTAACTGATTTTTCCATTATTATCCACGATGCCGTTACCATTAGTAGAAGAAATTTGTTTTAAATAAGTTTGTTTTTTAGGTTGTGACTGAGATTTAGCCTGCAATTTAGGTTGGGATTTCTTTTGCGCCGTAGTTGCAGGTTTAGCGCTATTAGCATGTTTATTAGCATTAGCATCAATCACCGTAGCAGAGCATAAAAATACTAAAAAGGCAATTAAAGATGCGACAGTTAGCCATAAATAACCTACATAAATTTGTTTAGTTTTTACATAACGATAAATGAAGGCCAGCACAGCTACCACCAACACTAAAAATAGGATGATACCGGCATAGCCAAAGAACATTTCAAATGACCCCGCCGTATTATTCGTATTAAACGGAATCATGATGGATCTAATTATAAATAATCCTACTGATACAGCTAAATTTATTAAAAATAAATCTCGATATCTATAAGTACGTCCTCTAAACTTAGGCTCTATATTTTCTGCATAAGTTATGGAAAGCGTCACTAACGTTAAAATAGACACCAAAAATAAGGTTGTAATCAGTTTTCCCATAGAAATAAATCTCTCCTCAAAAAAATATATAGCCATGGTATGGTACCATTATCAGCCCTATTTTCTCAACATAAAAAGAGGCCACTTTTATAAGTGACCTCTTTTTTAATATTGATTATTTTCTAGCTTTTAATTCGCTTTGTGTTAACCATTTATGGTTTTTAATTACCATATGAGTCTTAGTATCAGTAAAGTTAACTACGTATGCGGGGCCCTTATGAACCTTAACGATTTTACCTTTGGCACCTTTCATACCATACATATGATTAGCTAAAACAGTTACTTTCTTACCTGCTTTTAACTTGCCCTTGGCTTTTAGTTCTTTAGAAACTACCCATTTGTGATCTTTAACAGTCTTCTTACCGTTAGTAGGTTTGAAGGTAATTTCATATAAGTTAGTTTTGTATACACCAGCTACTTTAGCTTTAGCGTTGTACATACCCTTCATATGTTTAGCCTTTAAGGTAACTTTTTGGCCTACACGGAATTTAGTATGTTTAGCTTTCTTTAAGCCCTTAGGTAGTTTAGATTTCATGTTCATTTCTAAACCATCCATCTTCATACCCATCATCATGGAAGATTTGTGGTGCATCTTCTTAGATGATTTCTTGCTCATGTGCATAGCATGCTTTTTAGGCATCTTCTTAGATGACATAGCTTCATGGCTCATGTGCATGTCCTTCATAGAATCAGCATTCGCAGCTACTCCAGATAGCATGGATAGTGATAATCCAGCAATGGAAAGTGTAGCTAGTAGGTTCTTCTTATTCATTTTTTGGCACCCCTTGAAATATTTTACACGACTTAATCGTGTTGATAAGAATATATCAAAACGAGTTTCATTTGTCTGTTATTTGGCTCACTAATTTTACTTATTGTATAGATAAATATAATAAAAAAGCAGTCACATCATATGATATGACCACCTTAAATATTTTTTCGTCTTTTTATAGAAATAATAGGTCGCAAAATTAATGGTGCCACAATGGTAGTAATTACGATGGCAGCAATAATAGTAGAGTAATAATTTTCGGATATTAAATGACTCTTCAATCCCATTTCAGCAATGATTAAACCGACTTCTCCTCTACTAATCATCCCCGCACCTACTTCCGCAGCAGATACGTGATCAAAGCCAAACATTCGCGAACCTTCGTAAGCACCTAAGAACTTAGTAATAATGGCTAATAATGACAGATCAATAAATAACCACACGTTATTCATGATGCCGCTAAGTTGCATATTTAGCCCTACATTCACAAAGAAAATAGGTACAAATAACAACATTCCGAAGTTTTCTACCTGTACCGTTACTTGTTTACGATACTCGGTTTGACTCACGATAATTCCCGCAAAGAAGGCACCGGTGATGGCACTTAATTGCACATCTTCGGCAATTCCCGACATTAATAAGCAAAATAATAGTGCAAATAACGATACATAGGATTGCCAGTTTTTCCAAATGTGAATGGGAAATTTTTTAACTACATAATATAGTCCCCAAATTAATAGGAAGAATAAAACTTGTAGACCGACGATCATAGGCAAACTAAGTTGTGGACCATCATCGCTTACGCCAAAAATCGTAACTACGGCACTTAATAGCAAGACTGACAAAATATCATCTGCTACCGCAGCACCTAGAATAGTTACTCCCGCGTCAGTATTTAACGCGTGCATTTCCTTTAAAACTGCGACGGAAATCGATACTGAAGTCGCCGCAAAGATAACGCCGATAAATAAACTTTCTAACGTAGATAACGCGTGAAAACGTCCCAACGCATAGATGCTAATTACCGGAAGTGCGATCCCTAATACCGCCACTACGATACTAGGTTTAAAGTACTTCTTTAATAAATTTAAATCACTTTCGAGCCCGGCAAGAAACATCAAAACGATGACCCCTAATTCGGCAAACGTAGCAATCATGCTACTAGGTTTTACCCAATTTAATACCGCCGGACCCAAAAGAAATCCGCCCACTAATTGGCCCACGACGGCGGGCATTTGTAGACGTTCAAATGCTTCGCCCATTAACCAAGCTACTAATAAAATTAATACTAAAACTAATAGGTAGTTCACATAATCCTTCTTTCTTTTTTAACCCCTACGATTAATTATCATAATTATAACTTATTTAGATATTTTAGATATGAAAATTATACTGATTATCCGAAAATAAAAAGCCCTAGTTAAAACTAGGACCAATTTTTAGCTTATTAAAGTTCCACACTGGAATTATTAGCATCTAAATGATAAATAGTACCATCCACGTTTAAGTATTCATGTAAGTCATTTTTTAGTGCTTCCATGGCTTCGTTAATGGCTGTTTTTTGGTCATCATCCATAGCTTCCATTACCATAATGGCGTTTTTGGTATCATTGGTTAACATAGTACGTTGACCATCACGCCAGTTTAGACAACGGCAAACTGCACCTTGGTTATCATAATAAATAACTTCACCCGGTAAAGCAGGTTCATTTTCATCGTCACCTAGTGGGAAGAAATCTTCGCCACCTTCAGCAACACCTAGATGTAAATCACCATCAATAGTATCTAAATCTTCACCACCACATGGTACTCCGTAGTTTAATGAAGCTGCGTTGTATAAGTCCACTAATGGATTAATGCTGCCGATTCCTTTACCTTGATCTACTCGTTTCAATAAAGCTTCAATGGATGCACGTGCACCTTTTTTCTTCTTAAATTGACGGTAGATTTCACGCCATTTATCTACTACTTCGTTTTTTCTAAATACTTCGTTGGTTAAAAATTTATGTGCATTATCTTGGGATTCATCTAATAATTTTTCTACTTGTGCTTGCGCATCAGCAGATAAATTATTATCCACATCACGTAATACCATTACGTTAATTTGTGCATCCCCAAATACATCAAATAAACTTTTATCAACTGCGAATTTAACCATCAAAACACTCCTATAAATAAATATGTTTAACATAATACCATCTGCTTATATATTTTTGAATAGGTAGTGGAAAAATCTTAATTTATCCGCCATTTATTAAAAGTGATAGATCTTTAGTATATAATTATTGGTATTTTTATCACTTCATAATTACTTAATAAAAAACTAAATATTTAGCCAAAAGAACTTTTTAAATAAAGTTCTTTTTTATTTTCGTTCATGTTTTACTTATTAATCGTTAGTAAATCAACGTTTCTGGCACTATTTACACGTTTATATTTTGAACATTTTTTTATAAATATTAATAATTGTTCAGTTTTAAATCCCTTAATCGCTCATTTCTACGCTTTCTGAGAAAATTAAATTATTTTAATCATTCAGTACGCACTATTTCAATTTACATTCAAGGATGTTATTCCACTATATATGCGTGTTAGCATTAATACAGATACCACCGGTGGTATATTTCAAAGTGAGGACTGATGATATGTTAAATAATATTTTTGACCATTTGACAGTAATTAAAAACACGGGTGACCGGACACCGTTTTACAAATACAAGTTGGATTACATTTTTAATCGACTAGGTTTGTCCGAAGAAACCATCCAACATTTTTATACTCATTTGAATCAATTAACTAAAGATCAAACTGAAATCGAAGCTAGTCATATTCATGATTTTATAGTCCAATTTCTTGAAGAACATGACTTAGAAGATCAAAAGCAACAATACTTAAAAGCTCAACAAGACGATATTAATCGTTTTAAAAAAGCTACTGACGTTAAAAGCAGTATCGAAAAATTGTTTAACCGCAATGACCGAGTAGTTCACGAAAACGCTAATAAAGATAGTAATGTTTTCAATACACAACGTGACCTAGAAGCCGGAGCTGCCAGTCGTGCCATTGGTTTACAAATGCTACCTCCATTAGTAGCTAAGGCACACTTGCGTGGTGACATTCACTGGCACGATTTGGATTACTCCCCTGCCACTCCTGAAACTAACTGCTGTTTAGTAGATTTTGCTGAAATGCTAAACAATGGTTTCAAGATTGGTAACGCGGAAGTTAAATCCCCTCGTTCCATTCAAACCGCTACTGCCCAAGTTTCTCAAATCATCGCTAACGTAGCTTCCTTACAATACGGTGGTTTATCCTTTGACCGTGCTGATCAAGTTTTAGCACCTTTCGCTAAAATCAACTACGAAAAGCACCTAAAGACTGCTGAACAATGGGTAGCTGCAGACAAGCGTGAAGATTTCGCCAAAGACCGTACTAAACAAGATATCTTTGACGCTATGCAATCACTAGAATACGAAATTAATACTTTGTATTCATCCCAAGGTCAAACTCCTTTCACTACCGTAAGTTTTGGTTTAGGTACTAGCTGGATTGAAAAAGAAATTCAAAAAGATATTCTAAAAATCCGTATTAAAGGTTTAGGTAAAGAACGTCGTACCGCTATTTTCCCTAAGCTTATCTATGTACTAAAGAAAGGCTTAAATCTAAAGCCTAACGACCCTAACTACGATGTTAAGGAATTAGCCGTCGATTGTGCTACTAAGCGTATGTATCCTGATATTTTAATGTACGACAAGCTTTGTGAAATCACTGGTGACTTCAAGGCACCTATGGGTTGTCGTTCCTTCTTACCTAAGTGGACTGACGAAAATGGTAAAGCCGTTAACGCCGGTCGTATGAACTTAGGGGTAGTTACTGTAAACTTACCTAGAATTGCTCTTCTAGCTCACGGTGACATGGATTTATTCTGGAGCATTTTTGCTGAAAAATTAAACATCGTTCACCAAGCTATGGCATACCGTATCGAAAGAACTAAGGAAGCTAAGCCGGACAACGCACCTCTTCTATATGAATACGGTGCCTTCGGTAAGCGTCTAAAGTCTACCGATAGCGTAGATGAATTATTCAGAAACGAACGTGCTACCGTTTCACTAGGTTACATCGGTCTATACGAAGTCGGCACTGAATTCTTCGGACCTGATTGGGAATCCAATCCTAAAGCCCACGACTTCACCGTAAGCATTGTAGCGGAACTAAACCGTCTATGTCGTGTATGGAGTAAAGAAAGTGGTTACCACTACAGTCTATACTCCACTCCTGCCGAATCCTTAACTGATACTTTCGCGCAAGACGATATTAGAAAATTCGGTAAGGTTAAAGACATCACCGATAAAGAATACTACACCAACAGTTTCCATTATGACGTTAGAAAGCGTCCAAACCCATTTGAAAAATTAAGTTTTGAAGAAGCTTACCCTCACTACGCTTCTGCAGGATTCATTCATTACTGTGAATACCCTAACTTAAAACAAAATCCTAAGGCACTAGAAGCCGTTTGGGACTGGGCATACGATCACGTCGGTTACCTAGGTACCAACACTTCCATTGATAAGTGCTACAAATGTGGTTTCAAAGGTGAATTCGAAGCTACTGCTCGTGGCTTTAAGTGCCCACAATGCGGTAACCACGATCCTAAATATTGTGATGTGGTTAAGAGAACTTGCGGTTACCTAGGTAATCCTCAAGCTCGTCCTATGGTCCACGGTCGTCACGTAGAAATTTCATCCCGTAAAAAGAATATGTCGAAAGGAATGGTAAACGATGTCGCACATGAAGAGACAGCCAAACAATCCAAAGCCTAAAGAATGGCTTGCTAAAGACTTAAGCCAACAATATATTGCTGACTATAAGCCCTTTAACTTCGTTGATGGAGAAGGTATTCGTTGCAGTATTTATGTTAGTGGTTGCAAGTTCTTATGCCCTGGCTGCTACAATGTGGCATCACAAAATTTCCATTACGGACAACCTTACTCACAAGACTTAGAAGATCAAATCATCGAAGACATGAAAAAAGATTATGTACAAGGTTTAACCCTTCTTGGGGGTGAACCTTTCTTAAATACGCAAGTTTGTCTTCGTTTATGCAAACGCGTGCGTAAAGAATTCGGCCACACTAAAGACATTTGGTCCTGGTCCGGATACACTTACGACGAACTACTAAAAGATTCATATGACAAGTTAAAATTGCTTTCTATGATTGATATTTTAGTAGACGGTCGTTTTATGGAAGATCAAAAAGATTTAACTTTGCAATTCCGCGGTAGTGCTAACCAACGAATCATCGATGTTCCTAAATCACTACAAGAAAACCGAGTAGTAATCTGGGATAAATTAGTACACTAGGAGGACAAATTGTTAGAAATTAAAGATTTACACGTTAAGATTAACGAAACCGATGAACCCGTTATTAACGGTTTAAACCTAACTATCCCTGATGGTGAAGTCCATGTCATCATGGGTCCTAATGGAACCGGAAAATCTACTCTTTCACAAACTATTATGGGTTCACCTAAGTACACGATTACGCAAGGTACTATCGCCTTTAACGGCAAAAAATTAAACGATATGGCTACCGACGAACGTGCTCGTTTGGGCTTGTTTATCGGTATGCAATATCCTACTGAAATCGGCGGTATTAAAAACGTCGACTTCATCCATGCTGCTATGGACGCGGTAGCCGACAAGCCGGTTTCCGTGCTAGATTTTATGAAACGTCTCGAATATGTAATGGACTTTTTAGACATTGATGAATCCTACACCGATCGTTATTTAAACGAAGGTTTTTCCGGTGGGGAAAAGAAACGTAATGAAATCTTACAAATGATGATGATTCAACCTAGTCTAGCTATCTTAGATGAAATTGATTCTGGACTAGATATCGATGCGCTAAAAGTCGTTTCTAAAGGAATTAACGCTATGCGCGATAAAGACTTCAGTTCATTAATTATTACTCATTACAACCGCATTTTACGCTATGTAAAGCCCGACGTAGTGCACGTAATGATGGAAGGTCGCATTATTAAAAGCGGCGATTATCACTTAGCTGAACAACTAGAAGCTAACGGATATGAACCTTTGCGTGAAAAATTAACTAAGACGGAGGATCCATCATGAGTTTAACAATTGCTGATTTTGCTAAAAGCCATAACGAACCACAATGGCTATCAGTTAAACGCATGGTGGCCAACGACATGCAAAAGTCGATGCGCTTAGCACCTAACTTAAGAAAATATAACTTTGCTGCTCCTGCTTTAGAAGAACGTCGTATAAATAAAGAAAACCTAGCATCTTCATCACTCCAAGATGCTGGGGTAGTCATGATGGACTTATTCGCCGCTGCCAACGAATATCCCGAATTGATTCAAGAAAACTTTATGGAAAAAGCTATTTCCTGGCGTGATAATGCCTTAAATGCTCGCCATCTTGCCTATCTACAAAGTGGAGGTTTCGTTTTTATTCCTAAAAATGTCTCTGTCCATGAATCTATCGATATCTCTGCTTTAGTTGATCATAATCTACAAGAAAAGCACTTATTAATTATCGCAGCTGCTGGTTCTAACGTTTCCTTTACCTACAAAGATGACAATCATTACGCTGACCACGATTGCTTAATGATTGAAGTCCTAGTAGGTGACCACGCTAATGTATCCTTTTATGATGCTGCCATGACACACAGTTCTAAATCCCATCGCGTTTTAAATGCCTACTTAGCACAAAATGCTAACTTAGATACTTACGTAGGATTATTTAATAGTAGTGACAATCGCTACTACAGTAATGTGGATTTAGACGGTATGGGTAGCTCTAGTAAAATCAATTTAGTTAGTTTATCCGATCAACAACAACGACAAGATATCCAAACTAAAATTATTAATAAAAGCCCCCACACTAGTGGTTTAATATCACAACG
This genomic window contains:
- the yycF gene encoding response regulator YycF, translating into MMAKILVVDDEKPITDIEKFNLEKEGYEVVVAYDGEEALQKVEEENPNLIILDLMLPKVDGLEVAREVRKTHDMPIIMVTAKDSELDKVLGLELGADDYVTKPFSNRELVARVKANLRRQNSNENSQNSADSESKDIAIGDLVIHPDAYTVTKSGENIELTHREFELLHYLAQHIGQVMTREHLLQTVWGYDYFGDVRTVDVTVRRLREKIEDNPSHPMWLVTRRGVGYYLRNSEQE
- a CDS encoding flavodoxin family protein — encoded protein: MTTLFINCSKDKNGLTSDLVSRVTTDEYRTVNLVDYLIYPLGQENRENDQFDEVLSQVQSADTIIIGTPVYWSSMTAYMKILIDRMTTVLHDGNPFNGKDFYLIVDGFMPEDAIPHIKHVWDHVAKKYGMNFKDTITN
- a CDS encoding Ltp family lipoprotein, which produces MGKLITTLFLVSILTLVTLSITYAENIEPKFRGRTYRYRDLFLINLAVSVGLFIIRSIMIPFNTNNTAGSFEMFFGYAGIILFLVLVVAVLAFIYRYVKTKQIYVGYLWLTVASLIAFLVFLCSATVIDANANKHANSAKPATTAQKKSQPKLQAKSQSQPKKQTYLKQISSTNGNGIVDNNGKISYVYQTDKNANISTDADAGQSSIDKISDTQYRITLTLKDQNSNYVDIMANKKGQNQGTDEVNFYTQDGYDKLINGKENSNNDNSSINNSDSNGDATSSDNDINNDSTDDGDNNVPMEYQNALEKGQNYASQMNLSKQGVYDQLTSSYGEGFAKDAANYAINHITDVDWKQNALQTAQKYQSYMHMSKASIQEQLSSSAGDKFTPNEAAYAAQNLNS
- a CDS encoding YdhK family protein, yielding MNKKNLLATLSIAGLSLSMLSGVAANADSMKDMHMSHEAMSSKKMPKKHAMHMSKKSSKKMHHKSSMMMGMKMDGLEMNMKSKLPKGLKKAKHTKFRVGQKVTLKAKHMKGMYNAKAKVAGVYKTNLYEITFKPTNGKKTVKDHKWVVSKELKAKGKLKAGKKVTVLANHMYGMKGAKGKIVKVHKGPAYVVNFTDTKTHMVIKNHKWLTQSELKARK
- a CDS encoding cation:proton antiporter, translating into MNYLLVLVLILLVAWLMGEAFERLQMPAVVGQLVGGFLLGPAVLNWVKPSSMIATFAELGVIVLMFLAGLESDLNLLKKYFKPSIVVAVLGIALPVISIYALGRFHALSTLESLFIGVIFAATSVSISVAVLKEMHALNTDAGVTILGAAVADDILSVLLLSAVVTIFGVSDDGPQLSLPMIVGLQVLFFLLIWGLYYVVKKFPIHIWKNWQSYVSLFALLFCLLMSGIAEDVQLSAITGAFFAGIIVSQTEYRKQVTVQVENFGMLLFVPIFFVNVGLNMQLSGIMNNVWLFIDLSLLAIITKFLGAYEGSRMFGFDHVSAAEVGAGMISRGEVGLIIAEMGLKSHLISENYYSTIIAAIVITTIVAPLILRPIISIKRRKNI
- a CDS encoding B3/B4 domain-containing protein; its protein translation is MVKFAVDKSLFDVFGDAQINVMVLRDVDNNLSADAQAQVEKLLDESQDNAHKFLTNEVFRKNEVVDKWREIYRQFKKKKGARASIEALLKRVDQGKGIGSINPLVDLYNAASLNYGVPCGGEDLDTIDGDLHLGVAEGGEDFFPLGDDENEPALPGEVIYYDNQGAVCRCLNWRDGQRTMLTNDTKNAIMVMEAMDDDQKTAINEAMEALKNDLHEYLNVDGTIYHLDANNSSVEL
- the nrdD gene encoding anaerobic ribonucleoside-triphosphate reductase; the protein is MLNNIFDHLTVIKNTGDRTPFYKYKLDYIFNRLGLSEETIQHFYTHLNQLTKDQTEIEASHIHDFIVQFLEEHDLEDQKQQYLKAQQDDINRFKKATDVKSSIEKLFNRNDRVVHENANKDSNVFNTQRDLEAGAASRAIGLQMLPPLVAKAHLRGDIHWHDLDYSPATPETNCCLVDFAEMLNNGFKIGNAEVKSPRSIQTATAQVSQIIANVASLQYGGLSFDRADQVLAPFAKINYEKHLKTAEQWVAADKREDFAKDRTKQDIFDAMQSLEYEINTLYSSQGQTPFTTVSFGLGTSWIEKEIQKDILKIRIKGLGKERRTAIFPKLIYVLKKGLNLKPNDPNYDVKELAVDCATKRMYPDILMYDKLCEITGDFKAPMGCRSFLPKWTDENGKAVNAGRMNLGVVTVNLPRIALLAHGDMDLFWSIFAEKLNIVHQAMAYRIERTKEAKPDNAPLLYEYGAFGKRLKSTDSVDELFRNERATVSLGYIGLYEVGTEFFGPDWESNPKAHDFTVSIVAELNRLCRVWSKESGYHYSLYSTPAESLTDTFAQDDIRKFGKVKDITDKEYYTNSFHYDVRKRPNPFEKLSFEEAYPHYASAGFIHYCEYPNLKQNPKALEAVWDWAYDHVGYLGTNTSIDKCYKCGFKGEFEATARGFKCPQCGNHDPKYCDVVKRTCGYLGNPQARPMVHGRHVEISSRKKNMSKGMVNDVAHEETAKQSKA
- the nrdG gene encoding anaerobic ribonucleoside-triphosphate reductase activating protein yields the protein MSHMKRQPNNPKPKEWLAKDLSQQYIADYKPFNFVDGEGIRCSIYVSGCKFLCPGCYNVASQNFHYGQPYSQDLEDQIIEDMKKDYVQGLTLLGGEPFLNTQVCLRLCKRVRKEFGHTKDIWSWSGYTYDELLKDSYDKLKLLSMIDILVDGRFMEDQKDLTLQFRGSANQRIIDVPKSLQENRVVIWDKLVH
- the sufC gene encoding Fe-S cluster assembly ATPase SufC, yielding MLEIKDLHVKINETDEPVINGLNLTIPDGEVHVIMGPNGTGKSTLSQTIMGSPKYTITQGTIAFNGKKLNDMATDERARLGLFIGMQYPTEIGGIKNVDFIHAAMDAVADKPVSVLDFMKRLEYVMDFLDIDESYTDRYLNEGFSGGEKKRNEILQMMMIQPSLAILDEIDSGLDIDALKVVSKGINAMRDKDFSSLIITHYNRILRYVKPDVVHVMMEGRIIKSGDYHLAEQLEANGYEPLREKLTKTEDPS
- a CDS encoding SufD family Fe-S cluster assembly protein, whose amino-acid sequence is MSLTIADFAKSHNEPQWLSVKRMVANDMQKSMRLAPNLRKYNFAAPALEERRINKENLASSSLQDAGVVMMDLFAAANEYPELIQENFMEKAISWRDNALNARHLAYLQSGGFVFIPKNVSVHESIDISALVDHNLQEKHLLIIAAAGSNVSFTYKDDNHYADHDCLMIEVLVGDHANVSFYDAAMTHSSKSHRVLNAYLAQNANLDTYVGLFNSSDNRYYSNVDLDGMGSSSKINLVSLSDQQQRQDIQTKIINKSPHTSGLISQRGIVADTSKTVYDTTGQIKLEATDSDSDQTSRLLTLSPESKGKIDPILLIDNHDVVAGHAASVGKVNPSQLYYLKTRGIDAKTARFLLTRGFLTPLIEKFPDKSIQKHLLHNLEERIHG